Proteins from a genomic interval of Lemur catta isolate mLemCat1 chromosome 17, mLemCat1.pri, whole genome shotgun sequence:
- the SCP2D1 gene encoding SCP2 sterol-binding domain-containing protein 1, giving the protein MWKRIDHQPKIKAGDGPQAGQFKALGSARERAVPRPLERSGFRSFSVFEDISHHIKEVGPQLVKKVNAIFQLDITKDGKTILQWTIDLKNGSGDMYLGSARLPADTVFTIPEPVFMELVLGKMNPQKAFLAGKFKVSGKVLLSQKLERVFKDWAKL; this is encoded by the coding sequence ATGTGGAAGAGAATCGACCATCAACCCAAGATCAAAGCAGGGGATGGACCCCAGGCGGGTCAGTTCAAGGCTCTGGGTTCAGCTCGGGAACGTGCTGTGCCCCGTCCTCTGGAGCGGTCAGGATTCCGGAGCTTCTCAGTGTTCGAGGACATCAGCCATCACATCAAAGAGGTGGGACCCCAACTGGTGAAGAAAGTCAATGCCATCTTTCAGCTGGACATCACCAAAGATGGGAAGACCATTCTGCAGTGGACCATCGATCTGAAGAATGGTTCTGGGGACATGTATCTGGGCTCTGCCAGGCTCCCAGCAGACACTGTCTTCACAATCCCAGAGCCTGTCTTTATGGAGTTGGTTTTGGGCAAGATGAACCCACAGAAGGCTTTCCTGGCCGGCAAGTTTAAAGTGAGTGGCAAAGTTCTGCTTAGCCAGAAGCTGGAAAGGGTTTTCAAAGATTGGGCTAAACTTTAA